Proteins co-encoded in one Aquincola tertiaricarbonis genomic window:
- a CDS encoding peptide chain release factor 3 — protein MSDLTPQVRRRRTFAIISHPDAGKTTLTEKLLLFSGAIQIAGSVKARKASRHATSDWMEIEKQRGISVASSVMQMEYRDCVINLLDTPGHQDFSEDTYRVLTAVDAALMVIDAANGVEPQTRRLLQVCRARNTPILTFVNKMDREVQEPLALMDEIERELGMTVVPFTWPVGMGKFFGGVLDLRKDQMRVFTPGEDRVAGTEEIVEGLSNPALADRFGAPYEQAAGEIELVREAAPEFEHEAFLGGQQTPMFFGSAVNNFGVQEVLDALVDLAPAPGPRPAIQRTVEPAEAKFSGVVFKIQANMDPAHRDRIAFLRVASGKFQRGMRMKVVRSGKELRPNTVVTFMSQKRELLDEAFAGDIIGIPNHGVLQLGDTLTEGEALQFTGLPFFAPELFRSVEVADPLKTKQLRAGLTQLGEEGAIQVFRPMLGSMLLLGAVGQLQFEVVAHRLEHEYGVKARIMPARFNVARWVTCDEADGGEKELKRFIDGNSHRLALDAVDAPTLLLEYAGELRACQENWPKIKFHALREHAGLVFQQRMGD, from the coding sequence ATGTCCGACCTCACGCCCCAGGTGCGCCGCCGTCGCACCTTCGCCATCATCAGCCACCCCGACGCCGGCAAGACCACGCTGACGGAAAAGCTGCTGCTGTTCTCCGGCGCGATCCAGATCGCCGGCTCGGTGAAGGCGCGCAAGGCCAGCCGCCACGCCACCTCGGACTGGATGGAGATCGAAAAGCAGCGCGGCATCTCGGTGGCCTCGTCGGTCATGCAGATGGAGTACCGCGACTGCGTGATCAACCTGCTGGACACCCCGGGCCACCAGGACTTCTCCGAAGACACCTACCGCGTGCTCACCGCGGTGGACGCGGCGTTGATGGTCATCGACGCGGCCAACGGAGTCGAGCCGCAGACCCGCCGCCTGCTGCAGGTCTGCCGCGCGCGCAACACGCCCATCCTCACCTTCGTCAACAAGATGGACCGTGAGGTGCAGGAGCCGCTGGCGCTGATGGATGAGATCGAGCGCGAGCTGGGCATGACGGTGGTGCCCTTCACCTGGCCGGTGGGCATGGGCAAGTTCTTCGGCGGCGTGCTGGACCTGCGCAAGGACCAGATGCGCGTGTTCACCCCCGGTGAAGACCGGGTGGCCGGTACCGAAGAAATCGTCGAAGGCCTGAGCAACCCCGCGCTGGCCGACCGCTTCGGCGCACCTTACGAACAGGCCGCCGGCGAGATCGAGCTGGTGCGCGAGGCGGCGCCCGAGTTCGAGCACGAGGCCTTCCTGGGCGGCCAGCAGACGCCGATGTTCTTCGGCTCGGCCGTCAACAACTTCGGCGTGCAGGAAGTGCTGGACGCGCTGGTCGACCTGGCGCCCGCACCCGGCCCGCGCCCGGCCATCCAGCGCACGGTGGAGCCTGCTGAGGCCAAGTTCAGCGGCGTGGTGTTCAAGATCCAGGCCAACATGGACCCGGCGCACCGCGACCGCATCGCCTTCCTGCGCGTGGCCTCGGGCAAGTTCCAGCGCGGCATGCGCATGAAGGTGGTGCGCTCGGGCAAGGAGCTGCGGCCCAACACGGTCGTCACCTTCATGAGCCAGAAGCGCGAGCTGCTGGACGAGGCCTTTGCCGGCGACATCATCGGCATCCCCAACCACGGCGTGCTGCAACTGGGCGACACGCTGACCGAAGGCGAGGCGCTGCAGTTCACCGGCCTGCCCTTCTTCGCGCCCGAGCTGTTCCGCTCGGTGGAAGTGGCCGACCCGCTGAAGACCAAGCAGCTGCGCGCCGGCCTGACGCAGCTGGGCGAAGAAGGCGCCATCCAGGTGTTCCGGCCGATGCTCGGCTCCATGCTGCTGCTGGGCGCCGTCGGCCAGCTGCAGTTCGAGGTGGTGGCCCACCGGTTGGAGCATGAGTACGGCGTCAAGGCCCGCATCATGCCGGCGCGCTTCAACGTGGCCCGCTGGGTAACCTGCGACGAGGCCGACGGCGGCGAGAAGGAGCTCAAGCGCTTCATCGACGGCAACAGCCACCGCCTGGCGCTGGACGCGGTGGACGCGCCCACGCTGCTGCTGGAATACGCCGGCGAGCTGCGCGCCTGCCAGGAGAACTGGCCCAAGATCAAGTTCCACGCGCTGCGCGAGCACGCCGGGCTGGTCTTCCAGCAGCGCATGGGGGATTGA
- a CDS encoding PEP-CTERM sorting domain-containing protein has protein sequence MSACNLRSIVAAAALVAASAAGAADFTVSAKDNCACDNATGAATVSLLAGQSFSVSVNPSQLWAAGDELRWSNADGLVGDRYATLNDGSGQPVGTQIGMSFGNLTQGSLAAPYGALVGQIGGGDFFLVGTSYTGQAASAGLLKLYYWDAGSADNIGSITASVNVSAVPEPGTYALMAGGLALVGFLARRRRA, from the coding sequence ATGAGTGCTTGCAATCTCCGATCCATCGTTGCAGCGGCAGCGCTCGTCGCGGCCTCTGCCGCCGGCGCCGCCGACTTCACCGTCAGCGCCAAGGACAACTGCGCCTGCGACAACGCCACCGGCGCGGCCACCGTGTCGCTGCTGGCCGGCCAGTCTTTCAGCGTGAGCGTGAATCCCAGCCAGCTGTGGGCGGCCGGTGACGAACTGCGCTGGTCCAACGCCGACGGCCTGGTGGGCGACCGCTACGCCACCTTGAACGACGGCAGCGGCCAGCCCGTGGGCACCCAGATCGGCATGTCGTTCGGCAACCTCACCCAGGGCAGCCTAGCTGCGCCCTACGGCGCGCTGGTCGGCCAGATCGGTGGCGGCGACTTCTTCCTGGTGGGCACCAGCTACACCGGCCAGGCCGCCAGCGCCGGCCTGCTGAAGCTGTACTACTGGGACGCGGGCAGCGCCGACAACATCGGTTCCATCACCGCCAGTGTCAACGTCTCCGCCGTGCCGGAACCCGGCACCTACGCGCTGATGGCCGGCGGCCTGGCTCTGGTGGGCTTCCTGGCTCGCCGCCGCCGCGCCTGA
- the recG gene encoding ATP-dependent DNA helicase RecG: MPPAAERATKETAPRAAPALSAPQRALHKLGLKRDIDLALHLPLRYEDETRNIPIGQAREGGTVQVEGVVLDHRVETRPRRQLVVRIADDSGELTLRFLHFYPSQQKAMPVGQRVRVRGELRVGFFGKEMVHPAVKAVTEDTPLAQAMTPVYPASAQLPQAYLRKAVAGGLQRAALGEVLPPEVLPPGLPTLKQALQLLHHPTPQTPIAALEDRSHPAWERLKFEELLAQQLSQLEAKRERARLQAPALKAEPGGLPEQLLAALPFSLTGAQHRVCEEIAADLARPQPMHRLLQGDVGSGKTVVAALAAAVAIGAGWQCALMAPTELLAEQHFRKLVQWLEPLGIRVAWLSGSRKGKARQQMVDMVASGEAGLVVGTHAVIQQDVNFHRLGLAIVDEQHRFGVAQRLALRSKLEASTLEPHLLMMSATPIPRTLAMTYFADLAVSTIDELPPGRTPVLTKVFADGRRDEVIARIADEVEAGRQVYWVCPLIEESEALDLRNATETHAELCAALPGRSVGLLHGRMPAADKAAVMAEFSAGRMQVLVATTVIEVGVDVPNASLMVIEHAERFGLSQLHQLRGRVGRGAVASICVLLYTGPLSPSGKARLKAMAGTNDGFEIARLDLEIRGPGEFMGARQSGDALLRFADLAQDAPLLEQAREAAAVLFSRHPAAARAHLERWLATRAEYLKA; encoded by the coding sequence ATGCCCCCAGCCGCCGAACGTGCGACGAAAGAGACAGCCCCACGCGCGGCCCCGGCGCTGTCGGCGCCGCAGCGGGCCCTGCACAAGCTGGGCCTGAAGCGCGACATCGACCTGGCGCTGCACCTGCCGCTGCGCTACGAGGACGAAACCCGCAACATCCCCATCGGCCAGGCCCGCGAGGGCGGCACCGTGCAGGTGGAAGGCGTGGTGCTGGACCACCGCGTGGAAACCCGCCCGCGCCGCCAGCTGGTGGTGCGCATCGCCGACGACAGCGGCGAGCTGACGCTGCGCTTCCTGCACTTCTACCCCTCGCAGCAGAAGGCCATGCCGGTGGGCCAGCGGGTGCGGGTGCGCGGCGAGCTGCGGGTGGGCTTCTTCGGCAAGGAGATGGTGCACCCCGCGGTGAAGGCCGTGACCGAGGACACCCCGCTGGCGCAGGCGATGACGCCGGTGTACCCGGCCAGCGCGCAGCTGCCGCAGGCCTACCTGCGCAAGGCGGTGGCCGGCGGCCTGCAGCGCGCCGCGCTGGGCGAGGTGCTGCCCCCCGAGGTGCTGCCGCCCGGCCTGCCCACGCTCAAGCAGGCGCTGCAGCTGTTGCACCACCCGACGCCGCAGACGCCCATCGCCGCCCTGGAAGACCGCAGCCATCCCGCGTGGGAACGGCTGAAGTTCGAGGAGCTGCTGGCCCAGCAGCTGAGCCAGCTCGAAGCCAAACGCGAGCGCGCCCGGCTGCAGGCGCCCGCCTTGAAGGCCGAGCCCGGCGGCCTGCCCGAGCAGCTGCTGGCGGCGCTGCCCTTCAGCCTCACCGGTGCGCAGCACCGGGTGTGCGAAGAGATCGCCGCCGACCTGGCCCGGCCGCAGCCCATGCACCGGCTGCTGCAGGGCGACGTGGGTTCGGGCAAGACCGTCGTGGCCGCGCTGGCGGCGGCAGTGGCCATCGGCGCCGGCTGGCAGTGCGCGCTGATGGCGCCCACCGAGCTGCTGGCCGAGCAGCACTTCCGCAAGCTGGTGCAGTGGCTGGAACCGTTGGGTATCCGTGTGGCCTGGCTGAGCGGCAGCCGCAAGGGCAAGGCGCGGCAGCAGATGGTGGACATGGTGGCCTCCGGCGAAGCCGGGCTGGTGGTGGGCACCCATGCCGTCATCCAGCAGGACGTGAACTTCCATCGCCTGGGCCTGGCCATCGTCGACGAGCAGCACCGCTTCGGCGTGGCGCAGCGGCTGGCGCTGCGCTCCAAGCTGGAAGCCAGCACGCTGGAGCCGCACCTGCTGATGATGAGCGCCACGCCCATCCCGCGCACGCTGGCGATGACCTACTTCGCCGATCTGGCGGTGAGCACCATCGACGAGCTGCCGCCCGGCCGCACGCCGGTGCTGACCAAGGTGTTCGCCGACGGCCGGCGCGACGAGGTCATCGCCCGCATCGCCGACGAGGTGGAGGCCGGCCGCCAGGTGTACTGGGTGTGCCCGCTGATCGAGGAGTCAGAGGCGCTGGACCTGCGCAACGCCACCGAAACCCATGCCGAGCTGTGCGCCGCCCTGCCCGGCCGCAGCGTGGGCCTGCTGCACGGCCGCATGCCGGCGGCCGACAAGGCGGCGGTGATGGCCGAGTTCAGCGCCGGCCGCATGCAGGTGCTGGTGGCCACCACCGTCATCGAGGTGGGCGTGGACGTGCCCAATGCCAGCCTGATGGTGATCGAGCATGCCGAGCGCTTCGGCCTGTCGCAGCTGCACCAGCTGCGCGGCCGGGTGGGCCGCGGCGCGGTGGCCAGCATCTGCGTGCTGCTGTACACCGGGCCGCTGTCGCCGTCGGGAAAGGCGCGGCTCAAGGCCATGGCCGGCACCAACGACGGTTTCGAGATCGCGCGGCTGGACCTGGAGATCCGCGGCCCCGGCGAATTCATGGGCGCCCGCCAGAGCGGCGACGCGCTGCTGCGCTTTGCCGACCTGGCGCAGGACGCGCCGCTGCTGGAGCAGGCGCGCGAAGCCGCCGCGGTGCTGTTCAGCCGCCACCCTGCCGCCGCCCGAGCCCACCTGGAACGCTGGCTGGCCACCCGCGCCGAGTACCTGAAGGCCTGA
- a CDS encoding tyrosine-protein phosphatase — MIHPHAWHRRRTLVVLASVWTGTGIAAARPSAPASASAPDPGARPANWATPLPELGVPNLHLIAPGLYRSAQPRAQDVAALQRLGIRTVVSLRSFNSDEAVFKGSGISLVRVPINTWHIGDEQVVKALRALRAARASGPVLLHCQHGADRTGVISAVLRMTEQGWSRQQAMDEMFHGGYGYHTLWRNIPAYLQRVDAQALQARVAAAEPGR; from the coding sequence ATGATCCATCCCCACGCCTGGCATCGCCGCCGGACGCTGGTCGTGCTGGCCAGCGTCTGGACGGGTACGGGCATCGCGGCGGCCAGGCCCTCGGCGCCGGCCTCCGCTTCCGCCCCTGACCCGGGCGCGCGCCCGGCCAACTGGGCCACGCCGCTGCCGGAACTGGGTGTGCCCAACCTGCACCTCATCGCGCCCGGTTTGTACCGCAGTGCGCAGCCGCGCGCCCAGGACGTCGCCGCGCTGCAGCGCCTGGGCATTCGCACGGTGGTGAGCCTGCGCTCCTTCAACAGCGACGAGGCGGTGTTCAAGGGCTCGGGCATCAGTCTGGTGCGGGTGCCGATCAACACCTGGCACATCGGCGACGAGCAGGTCGTCAAGGCGCTGCGGGCCTTGCGTGCGGCTCGCGCGTCAGGGCCGGTGCTGCTGCACTGCCAGCATGGCGCCGACCGCACCGGCGTCATCAGCGCCGTGCTCCGGATGACCGAACAAGGCTGGTCGCGGCAGCAGGCGATGGACGAGATGTTCCACGGAGGCTACGGCTACCACACGCTGTGGCGCAACATCCCGGCCTACCTGCAGCGTGTGGATGCCCAGGCCCTGCAGGCCCGTGTGGCGGCGGCAGAGCCGGGCCGCTGA
- a CDS encoding Dps family protein: MSKNKGKDKSSASTAAPVIQIGISPEDRAAIAGGLSKLLADTYTLYLTTHNFHWNVTGPMFNSLHAMFMTQYTELWNAVDPVAERIRSLGHPAPGSYAQYGELTSLKDAPTTPPSAMEMVRILVEGHEAVARTARSIFPLADKAGDEPTADLLTQRLTVHEQAAWMLRSILQD, from the coding sequence ATGAGCAAGAACAAGGGCAAGGACAAGTCGTCAGCCAGCACCGCCGCGCCGGTCATCCAGATCGGCATCAGCCCCGAAGACCGCGCCGCCATCGCCGGTGGCCTGTCCAAGCTGCTGGCCGACACCTACACGCTGTACCTGACCACCCACAACTTCCACTGGAACGTCACCGGGCCGATGTTCAACTCGCTGCATGCGATGTTCATGACCCAGTACACCGAGCTGTGGAACGCCGTGGACCCTGTGGCCGAGCGCATCCGCTCGCTGGGCCATCCGGCCCCCGGCTCCTATGCGCAATACGGTGAACTCACCTCGCTGAAGGACGCCCCCACCACGCCGCCTTCGGCGATGGAGATGGTGCGCATCCTGGTGGAAGGCCATGAGGCCGTGGCCCGCACCGCCCGCAGCATCTTCCCGCTGGCCGACAAAGCCGGCGACGAACCCACCGCCGACCTGCTGACCCAGCGCCTGACGGTGCACGAGCAGGCCGCATGGATGCTGCGGTCCATTCTCCAGGATTGA
- the queA gene encoding tRNA preQ1(34) S-adenosylmethionine ribosyltransferase-isomerase QueA → MPFQNRRFTLSDFDFELPPELIAQHPAAERSASRLLDGTGLVPIDRQFRELPRLLRAGDLLVFNDTAVIKARLLGVKDTGGAVEALVERVLPGNEVLAHLRASKSPKAGAQLRFADAFDAQVLGRGGPDNSLFHLRLPEDPFALLAQHGHVPLPPYISHADDAADEERYQTVFASRPGAVAAPTASLHFDQAVLDALAAVGVKTARVTLHVGAGTFQPVRTDDLSEHKMHSEWFEVSEATVQAIAQTQAAGGRVIGAGTTTLRALESAALGGTLQAGARETSLFITPGFRFNVVDVLLTNFHLPKSTLLMLVSAFAGHEHVRALYRHAIEARYRFFSYGDAMLLQRSA, encoded by the coding sequence ATGCCCTTCCAGAACCGTCGTTTCACTCTCAGCGATTTCGACTTCGAGCTGCCGCCCGAACTCATCGCGCAACATCCCGCCGCCGAGCGCAGCGCCTCGCGCCTGCTCGACGGCACCGGGCTCGTGCCCATCGACCGCCAATTCCGTGAGCTGCCGCGCCTGCTGCGCGCCGGCGATCTGCTGGTCTTCAACGACACCGCCGTCATCAAGGCTCGGCTGCTGGGCGTCAAGGACACCGGCGGCGCGGTGGAGGCGCTGGTCGAGCGCGTGCTGCCCGGCAACGAAGTGCTGGCCCACCTGCGGGCCAGCAAGTCGCCCAAGGCCGGCGCCCAGCTGCGCTTCGCCGACGCCTTCGACGCCCAGGTGCTGGGCCGCGGCGGGCCCGACAACTCGCTGTTCCACCTGCGCCTGCCCGAAGACCCGTTCGCGCTGCTGGCGCAGCATGGCCACGTGCCGCTGCCCCCGTACATCAGCCACGCCGACGACGCGGCCGACGAGGAGCGCTACCAGACCGTGTTCGCCAGCCGCCCCGGGGCGGTGGCGGCGCCCACCGCTTCGCTGCACTTCGACCAGGCCGTGCTGGACGCGCTGGCCGCGGTGGGCGTGAAGACCGCCCGCGTCACGCTGCATGTGGGTGCTGGCACCTTCCAGCCGGTGCGCACCGACGACCTGTCGGAGCACAAGATGCACAGCGAGTGGTTCGAGGTGAGCGAAGCCACCGTGCAGGCCATCGCGCAGACCCAGGCCGCCGGTGGCCGTGTCATCGGCGCCGGCACCACCACGCTGCGCGCGCTGGAGTCGGCCGCGCTGGGCGGCACGCTGCAGGCCGGCGCGCGCGAGACCTCGCTCTTCATCACGCCCGGCTTCCGCTTCAACGTGGTGGACGTGCTTCTGACCAACTTCCACCTGCCCAAGAGCACGCTGCTGATGCTGGTCAGCGCCTTCGCCGGCCACGAGCACGTGCGCGCCCTCTACCGCCACGCCATCGAGGCGCGCTACCGCTTCTTCAGCTACGGCGACGCGATGCTGCTGCAACGCAGCGCCTGA
- the proC gene encoding pyrroline-5-carboxylate reductase, with protein MSESSPSSLGTVAFVGGGNMASAIIGGLVRAGRAPASILVVDPGDAQRARLEAELGVRTLPAPGPALAEAQMVVWAVKPQLFQEAARPCAGHVSGALQLSVMAGIRSDDIAQATGSQAVVRAMPNTPALIGQGMSGLYARPGVTAEQRAAVEAVLAPTGRLLWVQQEVSLDAVTALSGSGPAYVFYVLEAMMAAAEAMGLSAEEGKQLALGTFAGATALAQQSDEPPSVLRERVTSKGGTTYAALTSLEADGVKAAFVKALQAAQRRAAELGDEFGASRP; from the coding sequence ATGAGCGAATCCAGCCCTTCGTCCCTCGGCACCGTCGCCTTCGTCGGCGGCGGCAACATGGCCAGCGCCATCATCGGCGGCCTGGTGCGCGCCGGCCGCGCGCCCGCGTCCATCCTGGTGGTGGACCCGGGCGATGCACAGCGCGCCAGGCTGGAGGCCGAGCTGGGCGTGCGCACGCTGCCGGCGCCGGGCCCGGCGCTGGCCGAGGCGCAAATGGTGGTGTGGGCCGTCAAGCCGCAGCTGTTCCAGGAAGCCGCACGCCCCTGCGCCGGCCATGTGTCCGGCGCGCTGCAGCTGTCCGTGATGGCCGGCATCCGCAGCGACGACATCGCCCAGGCCACCGGCAGCCAGGCCGTGGTGCGCGCCATGCCCAACACCCCGGCACTGATCGGCCAGGGCATGAGCGGGCTCTATGCCCGCCCCGGCGTCACTGCCGAGCAGCGCGCCGCGGTGGAAGCGGTGCTGGCGCCCACCGGCCGCCTGCTGTGGGTGCAGCAGGAGGTGTCGCTGGACGCGGTCACGGCCTTGTCCGGCTCCGGCCCGGCCTACGTGTTCTATGTGCTGGAAGCCATGATGGCCGCGGCCGAGGCCATGGGCCTGAGCGCCGAAGAAGGCAAGCAGCTGGCGCTGGGCACCTTCGCCGGCGCCACCGCGCTGGCCCAGCAAAGCGACGAGCCCCCGTCGGTGCTGCGTGAGCGCGTCACCTCCAAGGGCGGCACCACCTACGCCGCGCTCACCTCGCTGGAAGCCGACGGCGTGAAGGCCGCCTTCGTGAAGGCCTTGCAGGCGGCCCAGCGCCGCGCGGCCGAACTGGGCGACGAGTTCGGCGCCAGCCGACCCTAG
- the ubiA gene encoding 4-hydroxybenzoate octaprenyltransferase yields the protein MKASSLPSPGAPSKLRLYLDLIRFDRPAGWLLLLWPTLSALWMAADGFPGWHLLFVFTAGTVLMRSAGCCVNDVADREFDKHVKRTARRPVTSGAVSVKEALLLGAGLALVAFGLVLTTNAPTILLSFAALAIAIAYPYAKRFVSMPQAVLGVAFSFGIPMAFSAVLGGADWRWRAVADAVPPHAWWLLASNLFWVLAYDTEYAMVDRDDDIRIGIRTSALTLGSFDVAGVMAFYLIHLASWAAIGRLLGLGGWFLAGVAVAAAQVAWHYGLIRGRTRDGCFKAFRLNHWVGFAVFAGTALDLALR from the coding sequence GTGAAAGCCTCCTCACTCCCCAGCCCGGGCGCACCCTCCAAGCTGCGGCTCTATCTCGACCTGATCCGCTTCGACCGGCCGGCCGGCTGGCTGCTGCTGCTGTGGCCCACGCTGTCGGCGCTGTGGATGGCGGCCGATGGATTTCCGGGCTGGCACCTGCTGTTCGTGTTCACCGCCGGCACGGTGCTGATGCGCAGCGCCGGCTGCTGCGTCAACGACGTGGCCGACCGTGAGTTCGACAAGCACGTCAAGCGCACCGCCCGGCGGCCGGTGACCAGCGGCGCGGTGTCGGTGAAAGAAGCGCTGCTGCTGGGCGCGGGGCTGGCGCTGGTGGCCTTCGGCCTGGTGCTCACCACCAATGCGCCCACCATCTTGTTGTCGTTCGCGGCGCTGGCCATCGCCATCGCCTACCCCTACGCCAAGCGCTTCGTCTCGATGCCGCAGGCGGTGCTGGGCGTGGCCTTCAGCTTCGGCATTCCGATGGCCTTCAGCGCGGTGCTGGGCGGCGCCGACTGGCGCTGGCGCGCGGTGGCCGACGCGGTGCCGCCGCATGCCTGGTGGCTGCTGGCGAGCAACCTGTTCTGGGTGCTGGCCTACGACACCGAATACGCGATGGTGGACCGCGACGACGACATCCGCATCGGCATCCGCACCTCGGCGCTCACGCTCGGCAGCTTCGACGTGGCCGGTGTGATGGCCTTCTACCTGATCCACCTGGCTTCCTGGGCCGCCATCGGCCGCCTGCTGGGCCTGGGCGGCTGGTTCCTGGCCGGCGTGGCAGTGGCCGCGGCGCAGGTCGCCTGGCACTACGGCCTGATCCGGGGCCGCACCCGCGACGGCTGCTTCAAGGCCTTCCGCCTGAACCACTGGGTGGGCTTCGCGGTGTTCGCGGGCACCGCGCTCGATCTGGCGCTGCGCTGA
- a CDS encoding MGDG synthase family glycosyltransferase, whose amino-acid sequence MSRLLILSVSAGNGHVRAAQALEAAARQRLPEAEVAHLDAMQFVASGFRKLYTDGYLRLVKHHPGMWSYLHQKSDATPHAAASQRLRRAMERLSSGTLLKQVRQRQPAAVLCTHFLPAELLLRERQRGRLDCPVWLQVTDFDLHNMWVVPEMAGYFAATDEVAHRMCARGLAAGRIHVTGIPVMPAFQPAADPACERAAELTRLGLDPARRCVLVVSGGSGVGDLPQVVGQMLAGAGDFQLIAVAGRNEAARQALEALAPAHPGRLHVLGFTDAMHRLMAAADLVVTKPGGLTVSECLALGKPMLLVSPIPGQEEHNAGYLMEQGAAWLAYDGIGLLYKLQRLMTEPRRLADMAAASSALGRPAAAQAVLDQVLGAARS is encoded by the coding sequence ATGAGCCGTCTTCTCATCCTCAGCGTCAGCGCCGGCAACGGCCACGTGCGCGCCGCCCAGGCGCTGGAAGCCGCCGCCCGCCAACGCCTGCCTGAGGCGGAGGTCGCCCACCTCGACGCGATGCAGTTCGTCGCCAGCGGCTTTCGCAAGCTCTATACCGACGGCTATCTGCGGCTGGTCAAGCACCACCCGGGGATGTGGTCGTACCTGCACCAGAAGTCGGACGCCACACCCCACGCCGCCGCCTCGCAGCGCCTGCGCCGCGCCATGGAGCGGCTGAGCAGCGGCACCCTGCTCAAGCAGGTGCGCCAGCGCCAGCCGGCGGCGGTGCTGTGCACCCACTTCCTGCCGGCCGAGCTGCTGCTGCGTGAACGGCAGCGGGGCCGGCTGGACTGCCCGGTGTGGCTGCAGGTCACCGACTTCGACCTGCACAACATGTGGGTGGTGCCGGAGATGGCCGGCTACTTCGCCGCCACCGACGAGGTGGCCCACCGCATGTGTGCACGCGGCCTGGCGGCCGGGCGCATCCACGTCACCGGCATCCCGGTGATGCCGGCTTTCCAGCCCGCTGCCGACCCGGCCTGCGAGCGCGCTGCCGAACTGACCCGCCTGGGCCTGGACCCGGCGCGGCGCTGCGTGCTGGTGGTTTCGGGCGGTTCGGGCGTGGGCGACCTGCCCCAGGTGGTCGGCCAGATGCTGGCCGGCGCGGGCGACTTCCAGCTGATTGCCGTGGCCGGCCGCAACGAGGCCGCCCGCCAGGCGCTGGAGGCGCTGGCGCCTGCGCACCCCGGGCGGCTGCATGTGCTGGGCTTCACCGACGCCATGCACCGCCTGATGGCGGCGGCCGATCTGGTGGTCACCAAGCCGGGCGGGCTGACCGTTTCCGAATGCCTGGCGCTGGGCAAGCCCATGCTGCTGGTGTCGCCCATCCCGGGCCAGGAGGAGCACAACGCCGGCTACCTGATGGAGCAGGGCGCCGCCTGGCTGGCCTACGACGGCATCGGCCTGCTCTACAAGCTGCAGCGCCTGATGACCGAGCCCCGCCGGCTGGCCGACATGGCCGCCGCCAGCAGCGCGCTGGGCCGCCCCGCGGCCGCCCAGGCGGTGCTCGACCAGGTGCTGGGCGCCGCCCGCTCATGA
- a CDS encoding LysR substrate-binding domain-containing protein, which yields MTLTELRYIVAVAREKHFGRAAEACFVSQPTLSVAIKKLEEELDVKLFERGTNEVSVTPLGEAIVRQAQSVIEQAAAIKDIAKRGKDPLNGPLKLGIIYTIGPYLLPELVRHAIEMTPQMPLILQENFTAKLVDMLRTGELDCAIMAEPFPDTGLAIAPLYDEPFIIAVPKSHPLAKRSSVGADELKRETMLLLGTGHCFRDHVLEVCPEYARFSSDAEGIRKSFEGSSLETIKHMVASGMGVTVVPQLSVPRDTTGGLVTYVPFEPPVPTRRVVLAWRRTFTRYEAIAALRNAVYACQLDGVERLTA from the coding sequence ATGACCCTGACCGAACTGCGCTACATCGTCGCCGTCGCCCGCGAGAAGCATTTCGGGCGCGCGGCCGAAGCCTGCTTCGTGTCGCAGCCCACGCTGTCGGTGGCCATCAAGAAGCTGGAGGAGGAGCTGGACGTCAAGCTCTTCGAGCGCGGCACCAACGAAGTGAGCGTCACCCCGCTGGGCGAGGCCATCGTGCGTCAGGCGCAGTCGGTGATCGAGCAGGCCGCCGCCATCAAGGACATCGCCAAGCGGGGCAAGGACCCGCTGAACGGCCCGCTCAAGCTGGGCATCATCTACACGATCGGCCCCTACCTGCTGCCCGAGCTGGTGCGCCATGCCATCGAGATGACGCCGCAGATGCCGCTGATCCTGCAGGAGAACTTCACCGCCAAGCTGGTGGACATGCTGCGCACCGGCGAGCTGGACTGCGCCATCATGGCCGAGCCCTTCCCCGACACCGGCCTGGCCATCGCGCCGCTGTACGACGAGCCCTTCATCATCGCCGTGCCCAAAAGCCACCCGCTGGCCAAGCGGTCCAGCGTGGGCGCCGACGAGCTGAAGCGCGAGACCATGCTGCTGCTGGGCACCGGCCACTGCTTCCGCGACCATGTGCTGGAGGTGTGCCCCGAGTACGCGCGCTTTTCCAGCGACGCCGAAGGCATCCGCAAGAGCTTCGAGGGCAGCTCGCTGGAAACCATCAAGCACATGGTGGCTTCGGGCATGGGTGTGACGGTGGTGCCGCAACTCTCGGTGCCGCGCGATACCACCGGCGGGCTGGTGACCTACGTGCCCTTCGAGCCGCCGGTGCCCACGCGCCGGGTGGTGCTGGCCTGGCGCCGCACCTTCACCCGCTACGAAGCCATCGCGGCGCTGCGCAATGCGGTGTATGCCTGCCAGCTCGATGGCGTGGAGCGGCTGACGGCTTGA